One region of Brassica napus cultivar Da-Ae chromosome A10, Da-Ae, whole genome shotgun sequence genomic DNA includes:
- the LOC111201300 gene encoding nitrate regulatory gene2 protein-like: MGIVASKADHNTPLLNLCRERKELIRAARDARYHLAKSHLLYFQSLLDFTNALNQFVHKDLIVIPYSDDDSSSGLECSGSSDSDSESDSDSNSHCLACDESQAVPLSKDDDQNPQKPSSGEQACGSSNNVHVEKSSEGVGFVEKVPVIAPVKCEKRVLETFPSSNQQNSFHGHDPFGLYDFLANTELVYTEPDQRYETESDVWREIREREGIPDLESDSDHSSLVRKNQRKKNVQESSSTAKDKREVNISDEENSSTANVVGEVDKSDTEANTSNGKADDVDETCTQEKQISPETVTEVTRSDEELSDEAYESSSSSFCSGSGHSDLRNVVEKINSISKKAASNSEVSDLLEVSKVIPHQPLGSQFKELASRLLGSSKSSTRALLLRRGLPQDNLAVSLSMTLEKLYVWEKKLHAEVTAEEKLRVLYEKGYSFLKSLDQNGAEASEIYEAEAEVKLHLSKVNVSVRAVETVSMRIHKIRDGELSLQVNKTINVFKEMWRLLAKCHHKQFRAITRSKSCLHVVEKGSRKVTQKVEEQMRRFKESLRSYIDAHRGFVRFLNEWLNRNIMEEDDQTKTDAPDIFRVCSEWLREIVNVDEVKVLSAVEEMELRFRGLGFKQLEEEKQRLRTERLCKELETKTKEVEESWGAQAEEVMGPELLSLRESATHETEKHEGLIREINDAVSMSLQECLVHVFEALEGFCFGNFKAYQNIRIVSTETETLLLC, translated from the coding sequence ATGGGTATCGTTGCTTCCAAGGCAGATCACAACACTCCTTTGCTGAATCTGTGTAGAGAGAGGAAGGAACTGATCAGAGCAGCTAGAGATGCTCGTTACCACTTAGCTAAATCTCATCTTCTTTACTTTCAATCTCTTTTGGATTTCACTAACGCTCTTAATCAGTTTGTGCACAAGGACTTGATCGTGATTCCATATTCGGATGACGATTCGTCTAGCGGATTGGAGTGTTCTGGTTCATCAGATTCAGATTCGGAGTCTGATTCAGACTCTAACTCTCATTGTTTAGCATGTGATGAATCTCAAGCAGTTCCGTTGAGCAAGGATGATGATCAAAACCCGCAAAAACCCTCGTCTGGAGAGCAGGCTTGCGGCTCAAGTAACAATGTTCATGTAGAGAAGTCAAGTGAAGGTGTAGGGTTTGTGGAGAAAGTGCCCGTGATAGCTCCGGTTAAATGTGagaagagagttttggagacTTTTCCTTCTAGTAACCAGCAGAACAGTTTCCATGGTCACGATCCATTCGGTTTGTACGATTTCTTGGCTAACACGGAGCTGGTTTATACTGAACCGGATCAGAGATATGAGACTGAGAGTGATGTATGGAGAGAGATTAGGGAGAGAGAAGGGATCCCTGATTTGGAATCTGATAGTGATCACAGCAGTCTTGTAAGGAAGAATCAAAGGAAGAAGAATGTTCAAGAGAGCTCTTCAACGGCTAAAGACAAGAGGGAAGTGAATATTAGTGATGAAGAAAACTCTTCAACTGCTAACGTTGTAGGTGAAGTTGATAAGAGTGATACTGAAGCAAACACTAGTAATGGCAAGGCTGATGATGTCGATGAAACGTGCACGCAAGAGAAGCAAATAAGTCCAGAGACTGTTACTGAAGTGACAAGATCAGATGAGGAGCTTAGTGATGAAGCATATGAGTctagttcttcttctttttgttcagGTTCGGGTCATAGTGATCTTAGGAACGTAGTAGAAAAGATCAATAGTATAAGCAAGAAAGCTGCGAGTAACAGTGAAGTCTCTGATCTGCTTGAAGTGAGTAAAGTCATTCCTCATCAACCATTAGGATCCCAATTCAAGGAACTTGCTTCAAGGTTACTCGGTAGTTCCAAGAGTTCGACTCGTGCTTTGCTCTTAAGACGTGGCTTGCCCCAAGATAACCTCGCCGTTTCGCTTTCCATGACACTAGAGAAGCTTTACGTGTGGGAAAAGAAACTTCACGCAGAAGTTACAGCCGAAGAAAAGCTTAGGGTTTTGTACGAGAAAGGGTACAGTTTTCTAAAGAGCCTCGATCAAAACGGAGCAGAGGCCAGCGAGATTTACGAGGCCGAAGCTGAGGTTAAGCTTCATTTATCCAAGGTTAATGTTTCGGTTCGAGCGGTTGAGACAGTTTCAATGAGGATTCATAAGATAAGAGACGGAGAGCTTTCGCTTCAGGTGAATAAGACCATCAATGTGTTCAAAGAGATGTGGAGACTCTTGGCGAAATGTCACCATAAGCAGTTTCGAGCGATCACGAGAAGCAAGTCTTGCCTTCACGTGGTTGAGAAAGGATCTAGGAAAGTGACGCAGAAGGTCGAAGAACAGATGAGAAGATTTAAAGAGTCTTTGAGAAGCTACATTGATGCACACAGAGGTTTCGTTAGGTTCTTAAACGAGTGGCTTAACCGAAACATCATGGAGGAGGACGACCAAACAAAGACAGACGCTCCTGATATATTTAGGGTATGTAGCGAGTGGCTAAGAGAGATTGTGAATGTGGATGAAGTCAAAGTGTTGAGTGCTGTTGAAGAAATGGAGTTGAGGTTtcgaggtttagggtttaagcaATTAGAGGAGGAGAAACAGAGGTTGAGAACCGAGAGGTTGTGTAAGGAGCTGGAAACGAAGACTAAGGAAGTGGAGGAGAGCTGGGGAGCGCAGGCTGAGGAGGTGATGGGACCGGAACTGCTGTCGTTGAGAGAGAGTGCGACTCACGAAACAGAAAAGCATGAGGGATTGATCAGAGAGATTAACGACGCCGTGTCAATGTCTTTGCAAGAGTGTTTGGTTCATGTCTTTGAGGCCTTGGAGggtttttgttttggtaatTTTAAGGCATATCAGAACATTAGAATCGTTTCGACAGAAACAGAAACTCTGTTATTGTGTTAA